The Roseovarius indicus genome has a segment encoding these proteins:
- a CDS encoding DUF4336 domain-containing protein, giving the protein MPLEQIDANIWLAEGEIVSFHGFPYPTRAIIIRLPDGALWVWSPIALTDELQAEIDALGPVAHLISPNAIHHLYMGDWKEAYPKAALWGPPATIAKRTDLTFTSTLDDTAPPAWAGTIDQWNLQIGRKFSEVIFLHRPSRTAILTDTIEAFDTGFLQRHWSVWQRWVAHILGITNDPGCAPLDLRLLTLPRRGPIRARVQQLIDSKPARVIMAHGVWQRDNGAAWLARAFRWLRVNPPS; this is encoded by the coding sequence ATGCCCCTCGAACAGATAGACGCAAACATCTGGCTGGCCGAGGGCGAGATCGTCAGTTTCCACGGCTTTCCCTACCCGACCCGCGCGATCATCATCCGCCTGCCCGACGGCGCCCTCTGGGTCTGGTCCCCCATCGCCCTGACCGACGAGCTCCAAGCTGAAATCGACGCGCTCGGCCCCGTCGCCCACCTCATCAGCCCCAACGCCATCCACCACCTCTACATGGGCGACTGGAAGGAAGCCTACCCCAAGGCCGCCCTCTGGGGCCCGCCCGCGACCATCGCCAAGCGCACCGACCTCACCTTCACCAGCACGCTCGACGACACCGCGCCGCCCGCCTGGGCCGGCACCATCGACCAGTGGAACCTCCAGATCGGCCGGAAATTCAGCGAGGTGATCTTCCTCCACCGCCCCTCCCGAACGGCCATCCTCACCGACACGATCGAGGCCTTCGACACGGGCTTCCTGCAACGCCACTGGAGCGTCTGGCAACGCTGGGTCGCGCATATCCTCGGCATCACCAACGACCCGGGCTGCGCACCCCTCGACCTGCGCCTGCTGACCCTGCCCCGCCGCGGCCCCATCCGCGCCCGCGTGCAGCAACTGATCGACAGCAAACCGGCCCGCGTCATCATGGCCCACGGTGTCTGGCAGCGCGACAACGGTGCCGCCTGGCTCGCCCGCGCCTTCCGCTGGCTGCGCGTAAACCCGCCCAGCTAG
- a CDS encoding M48 family metallopeptidase, with the protein MRWLLLSVMIGLAGCVSTAPAPGPNAVARAPQAPGASDINRFRGVVSRVEPVAERICRTRSSAPNCDFHIVLDDREGLQPNAYQTLDKNGRPILAFTRSLLADVQNADQLAFVMSHEAAHHIAGHIPRQQQNAMAGAILMGGLASLSGANSAGIEAAVNMGAGVGARRYSKDFELEADAIGTVIAHESGYDPVLGAEYFMRIADPGDSFLGTHPRNAQRIETVRRVAAGL; encoded by the coding sequence ATGCGCTGGCTACTTCTGAGTGTGATGATCGGTCTGGCGGGGTGCGTTTCCACCGCGCCGGCCCCCGGGCCCAATGCCGTGGCGAGGGCGCCGCAAGCGCCCGGGGCAAGCGATATTAACCGGTTCCGGGGTGTGGTCAGCCGGGTGGAGCCCGTGGCCGAGCGGATCTGCCGGACGAGGTCGAGCGCGCCGAACTGCGATTTCCACATCGTTCTGGACGACCGCGAGGGGCTGCAGCCCAACGCCTACCAGACGCTCGACAAGAACGGGCGGCCGATCCTGGCCTTCACGCGGTCGCTTCTGGCGGATGTGCAGAATGCCGATCAGCTGGCCTTCGTCATGAGCCACGAGGCGGCGCACCATATTGCCGGGCACATTCCGCGCCAGCAGCAGAACGCCATGGCGGGGGCGATCCTGATGGGCGGGCTGGCCTCGCTTTCGGGGGCGAATTCCGCCGGGATCGAAGCGGCCGTGAACATGGGCGCGGGCGTGGGCGCGCGGCGCTATTCCAAGGATTTCGAGCTTGAGGCGGATGCGATCGGCACCGTGATCGCCCACGAGTCGGGCTATGACCCGGTGCTGGGGGCCGAGTATTTCATGCGGATCGCCGACCCGGGCGACAGTTTCCTGGGCACGCACCCGCGCAACGCGCAGCGGATCGAGACGGTGCGCCGCGTGGCCGCCGGCCTCTGA
- a CDS encoding DUF6455 family protein, whose amino-acid sequence MTPLGDLRRHFLLVKGMAKATDTDVEGAYAAGRLDQDEWAEMVRACRGCQWTKGCEAWLDGGQGAAVAPKPCCNRARLAMVRLEEELAG is encoded by the coding sequence ATGACACCCCTGGGCGATCTTCGGCGGCATTTCCTGCTGGTCAAGGGCATGGCCAAGGCGACCGACACGGATGTGGAGGGGGCCTATGCGGCCGGGCGGCTGGACCAGGACGAGTGGGCCGAGATGGTGCGGGCCTGCCGGGGGTGCCAGTGGACCAAGGGCTGCGAGGCGTGGCTCGACGGGGGCCAGGGGGCCGCGGTGGCGCCGAAGCCCTGCTGCAACAGGGCCCGGCTGGCGATGGTGCGACTGGAAGAGGAGTTGGCGGGATGA
- a CDS encoding AsmA family protein, with product MRWIVRAFGLLLLAVVLVAGVFLLLPGDKIAKVAAGQLSSWTGREVTMSGDTTLSFYPILGVSTGQVTVANADWTDGTPMFRAESLKIGVEMQALWGGDIRITGLEAEGPVINLEKASDGRVNWELGVEGVAPSGQAGEGTAPARSDRLALTLDRALIEDATLIYTDHGTGERTEMAGMAFDLRWPEYEGRATFDMTLRPAAEAVRIEGYLDRVGDFIDGAVSDVKATVSTEGGEVTFLGRASAAPEAQGRLTMAVADTGAFMAALGLPAAEIPAGLGRSVNGETLVTYSADQRLSLREVALQLDGNRIAGAVDVALGGERPDVSAQINAGQLDLTRMGGESGSGESTGRATVAADQGWSTEPIDASALALANGEIALTAESVDLGDLKVGNVRSMITLDRSRLVFDLREVRAYKALITGNFVVNNRSGLSVGGDLKAAGIDMESFLTDAAGITRFSGEADASLSFLGVGASQQAIMESLSGKGAFQTGRGVISGIDLDKLMRSGVASGGTTIFDTMGATFTMENGFARNDDLLLQLPLAKAEGEGVVSLGKRRIDYLFTPILLEGESTKGLAIPVRIRGAWSDPEILPDMEAAIDRNFRDEKDELEDKAEEEVRRAVEKELGVELEENESVEDALKRKLEEEATKGLLKLFE from the coding sequence ATGCGGTGGATCGTGCGGGCGTTCGGGCTTTTGCTGCTGGCGGTGGTGCTGGTGGCCGGGGTGTTCCTTTTGCTGCCGGGCGACAAGATCGCCAAGGTGGCGGCGGGCCAGTTGTCGAGCTGGACGGGGCGCGAGGTGACGATGTCGGGCGACACGACGCTGAGCTTCTATCCCATTCTCGGCGTGAGCACCGGGCAGGTCACGGTGGCCAATGCCGACTGGACCGACGGGACGCCGATGTTCCGGGCCGAGAGCCTGAAGATCGGGGTGGAGATGCAGGCGCTGTGGGGCGGGGATATCCGGATCACGGGGCTGGAGGCCGAGGGGCCGGTGATCAACCTCGAGAAGGCGTCGGATGGCCGGGTGAACTGGGAGCTGGGCGTCGAGGGCGTGGCGCCGTCGGGGCAGGCCGGTGAGGGCACGGCGCCGGCGCGGTCGGACCGGCTGGCGCTGACGCTTGACCGGGCGCTGATCGAGGATGCGACGCTGATTTACACCGATCACGGCACCGGCGAGCGGACCGAGATGGCGGGCATGGCGTTCGACCTGCGCTGGCCGGAATACGAGGGGCGGGCGACCTTCGACATGACGCTGCGCCCCGCAGCCGAGGCGGTGCGGATCGAAGGGTATCTGGACCGCGTGGGCGATTTCATCGACGGGGCGGTGAGCGACGTGAAGGCGACGGTCAGCACCGAGGGCGGCGAGGTGACCTTCCTGGGCCGGGCGAGTGCGGCGCCCGAGGCGCAGGGGCGGCTGACGATGGCCGTGGCGGATACGGGCGCCTTCATGGCGGCGCTGGGGCTGCCGGCGGCGGAGATCCCGGCGGGGCTGGGGCGGAGCGTGAATGGCGAGACGCTGGTGACATACAGCGCCGATCAGCGGCTGTCGCTGCGCGAGGTGGCGTTGCAACTGGACGGCAACCGGATCGCCGGGGCGGTCGACGTGGCGCTGGGCGGCGAGCGGCCGGACGTGTCGGCGCAGATCAACGCGGGCCAGCTTGACCTGACGCGGATGGGCGGCGAGAGCGGGTCGGGCGAGAGCACCGGCCGGGCGACGGTGGCGGCGGACCAGGGGTGGTCGACCGAGCCGATCGATGCCTCGGCGCTGGCCCTGGCCAATGGCGAGATCGCGTTGACGGCCGAGAGCGTCGATCTCGGCGATCTGAAGGTGGGCAATGTGCGCTCGATGATCACGCTCGACCGGTCACGGCTGGTGTTCGATCTGCGTGAAGTTCGGGCCTACAAGGCCTTGATTACCGGGAATTTCGTGGTGAACAATCGCTCGGGCCTTTCGGTCGGCGGTGACCTGAAGGCGGCCGGGATCGACATGGAGAGCTTCCTGACCGATGCCGCCGGGATCACGCGGTTTTCGGGCGAGGCGGATGCGAGCCTGAGCTTCCTCGGCGTGGGGGCCTCGCAGCAGGCGATCATGGAGTCGCTGAGCGGCAAGGGCGCTTTCCAGACGGGGCGCGGGGTGATCTCCGGCATCGACCTGGACAAGCTGATGCGGTCGGGCGTGGCGAGTGGCGGGACGACGATTTTCGACACGATGGGCGCGACATTTACCATGGAGAACGGGTTTGCCCGGAACGACGACCTGCTGTTGCAGCTTCCGCTGGCGAAGGCCGAGGGGGAGGGTGTCGTCTCGCTTGGCAAGCGGCGGATCGATTACCTGTTCACCCCGATCCTGCTGGAGGGGGAAAGCACCAAGGGGCTGGCCATTCCGGTTCGGATCCGCGGGGCGTGGAGCGATCCGGAGATCCTGCCGGACATGGAAGCGGCGATCGACCGGAACTTCCGGGACGAGAAGGACGAGTTGGAGGACAAGGCCGAGGAGGAGGTGCGGCGCGCCGTCGAGAAGGAGCTGGGCGTCGAGCTGGAAGAGAACGAGTCGGTCGAGGATGCGCTGAAGCGCAAGCTTGAGGAGGAGGCCACGAAAGGGCTTCTGAAGCTTTTCGAGTGA
- a CDS encoding DUF167 domain-containing protein — MSLPDLSHLAIPGATVTVRVTPKASANGIVLRDGQIRMNVTVVPEGGKANSAVQKLLAKAMGVPKSRLELIRGATARDKVFSVS, encoded by the coding sequence ATGAGCCTGCCCGATCTGAGCCATCTTGCCATCCCCGGCGCGACCGTGACGGTGCGCGTGACGCCGAAGGCCTCGGCGAACGGGATCGTGCTGCGCGACGGGCAGATCCGGATGAACGTGACGGTGGTTCCCGAGGGCGGCAAGGCCAATTCGGCCGTTCAGAAGCTGCTGGCCAAGGCGATGGGCGTGCCGAAATCGCGGCTCGAGCTGATCCGGGGCGCGACGGCGCGCGACAAGGTCTTCAGCGTGAGTTGA
- a CDS encoding class I adenylate-forming enzyme family protein, which yields MLSETNSPAFAPCPAPFNLAAHVLRHADETPDKVALAVLGLSGAERWSYARLKAAVLGTGAGLLQAGLTPGDRVLMRLGNTVEFPIAYLGAIAVGLVPVPTSSQLTEREVAGIIDTVSPGVILRDPAIACPATEIPVIGPDALDAMRSLPPADFDMGDPERMAYIIYTSGTSGTPRAVMHAHRAIWARQMMVDGWYGLRASDRVCHAGAFNWTYTLGTGLMDPWAAGATALIPEPGTDASRLPLLLKRHDATMFAAAPGVYRKFLKDGTPLDLPKLRHGLSAGEKLADTIRDAWATATGTEILEAYGMSECSTFISAAPGHQAPRGTLGYPQPGRRVAIIGTDGPVPLGEEGTIAIHRSDPGLMLGYLGAPEATAAKFQGDWYLTGDQGAMDDTGAIAYLGRADDMMNAGGFRVSPMEVEAVLNQHPGILQAAVTDIEVKADARLIMAFYTGPEALPDEDLHAFAKERLAGYKCPRGFFHLDALPTGANGKILRRELRPIYKARHGQA from the coding sequence ATGTTGTCAGAGACCAATTCACCGGCCTTCGCGCCCTGCCCCGCGCCCTTCAACCTCGCGGCGCACGTGCTGCGCCACGCAGACGAAACACCCGACAAGGTGGCGCTCGCCGTGCTGGGCCTCTCCGGCGCCGAACGCTGGAGCTACGCCAGGCTGAAAGCGGCCGTGCTCGGCACCGGTGCGGGCCTCCTGCAGGCAGGCCTCACCCCCGGCGACCGCGTGCTCATGCGCCTCGGCAACACGGTCGAATTCCCCATCGCCTATCTCGGCGCCATCGCCGTCGGCCTCGTCCCCGTGCCAACCTCCTCGCAGCTCACCGAGCGCGAGGTCGCGGGCATCATCGACACCGTCAGCCCCGGCGTCATCCTGCGCGACCCCGCCATCGCCTGCCCCGCGACCGAGATCCCCGTCATCGGCCCCGACGCGCTCGACGCCATGCGCAGCCTGCCGCCCGCCGATTTTGACATGGGCGACCCCGAGCGCATGGCCTACATCATCTACACCTCCGGCACCTCCGGCACGCCCCGCGCGGTGATGCACGCCCACCGCGCCATCTGGGCCCGGCAGATGATGGTCGACGGCTGGTACGGCCTGCGCGCCTCCGACCGCGTCTGCCACGCCGGCGCCTTCAACTGGACCTACACGCTCGGCACCGGGCTGATGGACCCGTGGGCCGCCGGCGCCACCGCCCTGATCCCCGAACCCGGCACCGACGCCTCGCGCCTGCCACTTCTCCTGAAACGCCACGACGCGACGATGTTCGCCGCCGCCCCGGGCGTTTACCGCAAGTTCCTCAAGGACGGCACCCCGCTCGACCTGCCGAAACTCCGCCACGGCCTCTCCGCCGGCGAAAAGCTGGCCGACACCATCCGCGACGCCTGGGCCACCGCCACCGGCACCGAGATCCTCGAGGCCTACGGCATGTCGGAATGTTCCACCTTCATCTCCGCCGCCCCCGGCCACCAGGCGCCCCGGGGCACGCTGGGCTACCCCCAGCCCGGCCGCCGCGTCGCCATCATCGGCACCGATGGCCCCGTCCCGCTGGGCGAGGAGGGCACCATCGCCATCCACCGCTCCGACCCCGGCCTGATGCTCGGCTATCTCGGCGCCCCCGAGGCCACGGCGGCCAAGTTCCAGGGCGACTGGTACCTCACCGGCGACCAGGGCGCGATGGACGACACCGGCGCCATTGCCTATCTCGGCCGCGCCGACGACATGATGAACGCCGGCGGCTTCCGCGTCTCGCCGATGGAGGTCGAGGCCGTGCTCAACCAGCACCCCGGCATCCTGCAGGCCGCCGTCACCGATATCGAGGTCAAGGCCGACGCCCGTCTGATCATGGCCTTCTACACCGGTCCCGAGGCCCTGCCCGACGAAGATCTGCACGCATTTGCGAAGGAGCGGCTGGCAGGCTACAAATGTCCCCGCGGTTTCTTCCACCTCGACGCCCTGCCCACCGGGGCGAACGGCAAAATCCTGCGCCGCGAATTGCGGCCGATCTACAAGGCACGTCATGGTCAAGCTTGA
- a CDS encoding helix-turn-helix domain-containing protein produces MKETLPGNLIRISRQDGAEEQAEPLNLGERVRELRKARGWTLEQAATQAGLARSTLSKIENGQMSPTYEALKKLAVGLQISVPQLFTPPQRDQISGRLAVTKAGDGTQHATTTYEHELLGEALSKKRMLPYRARIRARSVEEFDGWVRHDGEEFLYVLTGVVRLFTEFYEPIEMRRGDSAYYDATMGHNVVSVSDEDATILWVTSLA; encoded by the coding sequence ATGAAGGAAACGCTGCCCGGAAACCTTATCAGGATCTCGCGCCAGGATGGTGCGGAAGAGCAGGCCGAGCCGCTCAACCTTGGTGAGCGGGTGCGGGAGCTTCGGAAGGCGCGCGGCTGGACGCTGGAGCAGGCGGCGACGCAGGCCGGGCTGGCGCGGTCGACCCTGTCGAAGATCGAGAACGGGCAGATGTCGCCGACCTACGAAGCGTTGAAGAAGCTGGCCGTGGGGTTGCAGATTTCCGTGCCGCAGCTGTTCACCCCGCCGCAGCGGGACCAGATCAGCGGGCGGCTGGCGGTGACCAAGGCCGGGGACGGGACGCAGCATGCGACCACGACCTATGAGCATGAATTGCTGGGCGAGGCGCTGTCGAAGAAGCGGATGTTGCCTTATCGGGCGCGGATCAGGGCACGGTCGGTCGAGGAGTTCGACGGCTGGGTGCGGCATGACGGGGAGGAGTTCCTGTATGTGCTGACCGGGGTCGTGCGGCTGTTCACCGAGTTCTACGAGCCGATCGAGATGCGCCGGGGCGACAGCGCCTATTACGACGCGACGATGGGCCATAACGTGGTGTCGGTGAGCGACGAGGATGCCACGATCTTGTGGGTGACGTCGCTGGCCTGA
- a CDS encoding EI24 domain-containing protein, protein MIFSSFFKALGQLGDPRFRKVLFLGIGLTFVLLIAAYAGLLGVIEWLTGETTSLPIVGEVTWVGDLLSFGSLFLMLFLSAFLMVPVASAITSMFLDEVAQAVEDRHYPRLPPARRTPMGEAIKDTLNFLGIIIGANLLAFVLYVFFTPAAPFIFYALNGYLLGMEYFTLVAIRRVGRQEAKKQRRRHLTTIWLAGILMALPLSIPLINLIIPILGAATFTHIYHRLAGNA, encoded by the coding sequence ATGATCTTCTCGAGCTTCTTCAAGGCCCTCGGCCAGTTGGGCGACCCGCGCTTCCGCAAGGTCCTGTTCCTCGGCATCGGCCTGACCTTCGTTCTGCTGATCGCCGCCTATGCCGGGCTGCTCGGCGTCATCGAATGGCTCACGGGCGAGACCACGTCCCTCCCCATCGTGGGCGAGGTGACCTGGGTCGGCGACCTTCTCAGCTTCGGCTCCCTTTTCCTGATGCTGTTCCTGTCGGCCTTCCTGATGGTGCCGGTGGCCTCGGCCATCACCTCCATGTTCCTCGACGAGGTGGCGCAGGCCGTCGAAGACCGCCATTACCCGCGCCTGCCCCCGGCCCGCCGCACGCCCATGGGCGAAGCGATAAAGGACACGCTCAACTTCCTCGGCATCATCATCGGGGCCAACCTCCTGGCCTTCGTGCTCTACGTCTTCTTCACGCCCGCCGCGCCCTTCATCTTCTACGCGCTGAACGGCTACCTGCTGGGCATGGAGTATTTCACCCTCGTCGCCATCCGCCGCGTCGGCCGGCAGGAGGCCAAGAAACAGCGCCGCCGCCACCTGACGACGATCTGGCTGGCCGGCATCCTGATGGCCCTGCCGCTCTCCATCCCGCTCATCAACCTCATCATCCCGATCCTCGGCGCGGCGACCTTCACCCACATCTATCACCGGCTGGCGGGCAACGCCTGA
- a CDS encoding DUF6455 family protein produces MPANLTYKRHADLVDRMANALGLDLEEKIMEGKLEIDTLGDAVLRCTGCTDPTACEGWLATVEGVAPEAPGMCRNVDLFELLKQGKHV; encoded by the coding sequence ATGCCTGCAAACCTCACTTACAAGCGCCATGCCGATCTGGTCGACCGGATGGCGAATGCCCTTGGCCTCGATCTGGAAGAGAAGATCATGGAGGGCAAGCTGGAGATCGACACGCTGGGGGACGCGGTGCTGCGGTGTACGGGCTGCACCGACCCGACGGCCTGCGAGGGCTGGCTGGCGACGGTCGAGGGGGTGGCGCCCGAGGCACCGGGGATGTGCCGGAACGTGGACCTGTTCGAACTTCTCAAACAGGGCAAGCACGTCTGA
- a CDS encoding YigZ family protein — protein sequence MLQLPDVVRDRGSKYAVSGGKVTSREEADAFLAELKRDKKFAKATHNTWAVILSDGTPLKGDDGESGAGNVILRMLEREGVSDRIVVVTRWYGGKHLGGDRFRHVQTCVRAWLEESTG from the coding sequence ATGCTTCAACTGCCTGACGTTGTTCGCGACCGGGGGTCGAAATATGCCGTTTCCGGCGGCAAGGTCACCAGCCGGGAGGAGGCGGATGCCTTCCTGGCCGAGCTGAAGCGCGACAAGAAATTCGCCAAGGCCACCCACAACACCTGGGCCGTGATCCTGTCGGACGGCACGCCCCTGAAGGGCGATGACGGCGAATCGGGGGCCGGGAACGTGATCTTGCGGATGCTGGAACGCGAGGGCGTGAGCGACCGGATCGTGGTGGTGACGCGCTGGTATGGCGGCAAGCACCTGGGTGGCGACCGGTTCCGCCATGTGCAGACCTGCGTGCGGGCGTGGCTGGAGGAAAGCACCGGTTGA
- the rimO gene encoding 30S ribosomal protein S12 methylthiotransferase RimO, whose product MSTNPPDLRPDLARSTISEASRPGQPVIGMVSLGCPKALVDSERILTRLRAEGYGISPDYSGADAVIVNTCGFLDSAKAESLEAIGEALQENGRVIVTGCLGAEPEYITGTHPKVLAVTGPHQYEQVLDAVHSAVPPSPDPFVDLLPSSGVKLTPRHYSYLKISEGCNHKCKFCIIPDMRGRLASRPAHAVLREAEKLVENGVKELLVISQDTSAYGVDTKHAETGGHRAHITDLARDLGDLGAWVRLHYVYPYPHVRDLIPLMAEGRILPYLDIPFQHAHPDTLKRMARPAAAAKTLDEINAWRAICPDIALRSTFIVGYPGETEEEFQTLLDWLDEARLDRVGCFKYENVEGARSNDLPDHVPEPVKQERWERFMEKAQAISEEKLAAKVGSVQDVIVDDIDEDGIATCRTKADAPEIDGCLFIDEGTETLSVGDIVSVEVDEAGEYDLWGQFRP is encoded by the coding sequence ATGAGCACCAATCCCCCCGACCTGCGCCCCGATCTCGCGCGCTCCACCATTTCCGAAGCCAGCCGCCCCGGCCAGCCGGTCATCGGCATGGTCTCGCTGGGCTGCCCCAAGGCGCTGGTCGACAGCGAACGCATCCTCACGCGGCTCAGGGCCGAGGGCTACGGCATCTCCCCCGATTACAGCGGGGCCGACGCGGTCATCGTCAACACCTGCGGCTTCCTCGACAGCGCCAAGGCCGAAAGCCTCGAAGCCATCGGTGAAGCGCTGCAGGAAAACGGTCGCGTCATCGTCACCGGCTGCCTCGGCGCCGAGCCGGAATACATCACCGGCACCCACCCCAAGGTGCTCGCGGTCACCGGGCCCCACCAGTACGAACAGGTGCTCGACGCGGTCCATTCCGCCGTTCCCCCCAGCCCCGATCCCTTTGTCGACCTGCTCCCCTCCTCGGGCGTGAAACTCACTCCCCGGCATTACAGTTACCTCAAGATTTCAGAGGGTTGTAACCACAAGTGCAAGTTCTGCATCATCCCCGACATGCGCGGCCGCCTCGCGTCGCGCCCGGCCCATGCGGTGCTGCGCGAAGCCGAGAAGCTGGTCGAGAACGGGGTCAAGGAACTGCTCGTCATCAGCCAGGACACCTCCGCCTACGGGGTCGATACCAAGCACGCCGAAACCGGCGGCCACCGCGCCCATATCACCGACCTCGCCCGTGACTTGGGCGACCTCGGGGCGTGGGTCCGCCTGCATTACGTCTACCCCTATCCGCATGTGCGCGACCTCATCCCGCTGATGGCCGAGGGCCGCATACTGCCCTACCTCGACATCCCCTTCCAGCACGCCCATCCCGACACGCTCAAACGCATGGCCCGGCCGGCGGCGGCGGCAAAGACCCTCGACGAAATCAACGCCTGGCGAGCGATCTGCCCCGATATCGCCCTGCGCTCGACCTTCATCGTCGGCTACCCGGGCGAAACCGAGGAAGAATTCCAGACCCTCCTCGACTGGCTCGATGAGGCCCGGCTCGACCGCGTCGGCTGCTTCAAATACGAGAACGTCGAAGGCGCCCGCTCCAACGACCTCCCCGACCACGTGCCCGAACCGGTCAAGCAAGAGCGCTGGGAGCGGTTTATGGAAAAGGCACAGGCCATTTCCGAGGAAAAACTGGCCGCCAAGGTCGGATCTGTGCAAGACGTGATCGTCGACGATATCGACGAAGACGGCATCGCCACCTGCCGCACCAAGGCCGACGCCCCCGAAATCGACGGCTGCCTCTTCATCGACGAGGGCACCGAAACCCTCTCGGTCGGCGACATCGTCTCGGTCGAGGTGGACGAGGCGGGGGAGTACGATCTGTGGGGGCAGTTTCGCCCCTGA
- a CDS encoding DUF6455 family protein has translation MTAVLRYLGDPNRAFWLTRSVARSVGVNLSEAMYREDLCAADYAAMVTRCRMCAHAGACEQWLAENGAGAAEVPGHCANAGVLNALIRQPKPARA, from the coding sequence ATGACGGCTGTTTTGCGCTATCTGGGCGATCCGAACCGGGCGTTCTGGCTGACAAGGTCCGTGGCCCGGTCGGTGGGCGTGAACCTGTCGGAGGCGATGTATCGCGAGGATTTGTGTGCTGCCGACTATGCGGCGATGGTGACGCGGTGCCGGATGTGCGCCCATGCCGGGGCCTGCGAGCAGTGGCTGGCGGAGAACGGCGCCGGGGCGGCCGAGGTGCCGGGCCATTGCGCCAACGCGGGCGTTCTGAACGCGTTGATCCGGCAGCCGAAACCGGCGCGGGCGTAA
- a CDS encoding nitroreductase family protein, with protein sequence MPDPNPAAMEFLLNRRSRPAKTLTTPVPDRAALMPILTAAARSPDHGKLEPWRFMVLERNALLRLATLIDECGDRLGKPPEDIAKARAQYADAHLAVAVIEVQIPSGKIPLLEQTYSAGAVCLALLNAALASGWGANWLSGWASHDRGFVEAGFGLADNERIAGLIHIGTETSAPPERPRPDLDAITTWVTE encoded by the coding sequence ATGCCCGATCCCAACCCGGCCGCGATGGAGTTTCTGCTCAACCGCCGCTCGCGCCCCGCCAAGACGCTGACCACCCCGGTGCCCGACCGCGCGGCGCTCATGCCCATCCTGACCGCCGCGGCCCGCAGCCCCGATCACGGCAAGCTGGAACCCTGGCGCTTCATGGTGCTGGAACGGAACGCGCTCCTGCGGCTGGCCACGCTGATCGACGAATGCGGCGACCGTCTCGGCAAACCGCCCGAAGACATCGCCAAGGCCCGTGCTCAATATGCCGACGCCCATCTCGCCGTCGCCGTGATCGAGGTCCAGATCCCGTCGGGAAAGATCCCTCTCCTCGAACAAACCTATTCGGCCGGTGCCGTCTGCCTTGCGCTCCTGAACGCCGCGCTTGCCTCGGGCTGGGGCGCCAACTGGCTGAGCGGCTGGGCCAGCCATGACCGCGGCTTCGTCGAAGCCGGCTTTGGCCTTGCCGACAACGAACGCATCGCGGGCCTCATACATATCGGCACCGAAACCTCGGCCCCGCCCGAACGCCCCCGCCCTGACCTCGACGCCATCACCACATGGGTGACCGAATGA
- the trhA gene encoding PAQR family membrane homeostasis protein TrhA, producing the protein MSYPNYTRAERWADGIVHVIGVTAALAGVATIFFMWYQHMPWSTFVATSVYAAGLILMLSASAAYHLGAYTAARPILRRLDHAAIYLKIAGTFTPLSVLLGTAFGYIILGVVWLLALVGAGAKLMAARGAMSTGWWPQVALGWIGVALIIPLWTLLPPQSLWLILTGGIIYSVAVIFYCWETLRFSNAIWHAFVLVATGCFFMGISAALAKAVQIPL; encoded by the coding sequence ATGTCGTATCCGAACTACACCCGGGCCGAACGCTGGGCCGACGGTATCGTCCACGTCATCGGCGTCACGGCGGCGCTGGCCGGCGTCGCCACCATCTTCTTCATGTGGTACCAGCACATGCCGTGGTCGACCTTCGTCGCCACCTCCGTCTATGCCGCCGGGCTGATCCTCATGCTGTCGGCCTCGGCCGCCTATCACCTCGGCGCCTATACCGCCGCCCGCCCGATCCTGCGCCGCCTCGACCACGCGGCCATCTACCTCAAGATCGCCGGCACCTTCACGCCCCTCAGCGTGCTGCTCGGCACCGCCTTCGGCTACATCATCCTCGGGGTGGTCTGGCTTCTGGCGCTGGTGGGCGCCGGGGCGAAACTCATGGCCGCCCGCGGCGCAATGAGCACCGGCTGGTGGCCACAGGTCGCCCTCGGCTGGATCGGCGTCGCCCTCATCATCCCGCTCTGGACATTGCTGCCCCCGCAAAGTCTCTGGCTCATCCTCACCGGCGGCATCATCTACTCCGTCGCGGTGATCTTCTACTGCTGGGAGACCCTGCGCTTTTCAAACGCCATCTGGCACGCCTTCGTGCTGGTGGCCACCGGCTGCTTCTTCATGGGCATCTCGGCGGCGCTCGCCAAGGCGGTTCAGATCCCGCTCTAG